A window of Lepidochelys kempii isolate rLepKem1 chromosome 1, rLepKem1.hap2, whole genome shotgun sequence contains these coding sequences:
- the LOC140905803 gene encoding natural killer cells antigen CD94-like: MSEQSVTYVDLRFHTPAEQKRKQRTKHTRVTETSEQEITYSDLKFHAPSKQQRQQRPTSAESKESPSPSSPWLITVILGLLCLALLVTAGVLGAMVLQASHQVRRQNEELNQKQVILKNFTQLQEILKNCMQQRDYLQANNTELSNVLNKKVDKCSSCPEGWIQHRGKCYHFTNERSSWHKSKKYCLSHGSRLLRIENKEELDFINRWACFHWIGLLRKGAATSWMWEDGTAHSTDLFQVKKQEPGESCVLLNAGEATSYNCTQEYRCICEKRAA, from the exons ATGAGTGAGCAGTCAGTGACCTATGTGGACCTCAGATTTCATACACCTGCAGAgcagaagagaaaacaaagaacaaagCACACCAGGGTCACAG AAACCAGTGAGCAGGAAATAACCTACTCTGATCTGAAGTTTCACGCTCCTTCAAAGCAGCAGAGGCAACAAAGACCTACAAGTGCAGAGAGCAAAG AGTCTCCTTCTCCATCTTCACCATGGCTCATTACAGTGATTCTGGGGCTCCTCTGCCTGGCTTTGCTAGTAACTgcaggggttttgggtgccatgG TTCTCCAGGCTTCCCATCAAGTGAGAAGACAGAATGAGGAACTTAACCAGAAACAGGTTATTCTGAAAAACTTCACTCAATtgcaggaaattctgaaaaactgCATGCAGCAAAGAGACTATCTCCAAGCCAATAACACAGAACTCTCAAATGTTCTGAATAAGAAAG TAGATAAATGCAGCTCTTGCCCTGAGGGCTGGATACAGCATAGAGGGAAGTGTTACCATTTTACTAATGAAAGGAGCTCCTGGCACAAGAGTAAAAAATACTGCTTGTCTCATGGGTCTAGACTGCTGAGGATAGAGAACAAGGAAGAACTG GATTTCATAAACAGATGGGCGTGTTTTCACTGGATTGGACTATTACGGAAGGGAGCTGCTACAAGCTGGATGTGGGAGGATGGCACAGCTCATTCCACTGACCT GTTCCAAGTAAAGAAGCAAGAGCCTGGAGAGTCCTGTGTACTTCTGAATGCAGGAGAAGCCACCTCCTATAACTGTACACAAGAATATCGCTGTATTTGTGAGAAGAGAGCTGCTTAG